The following proteins are encoded in a genomic region of Rhodocyclaceae bacterium:
- a CDS encoding polysaccharide deacetylase: protein MSGARRALAEAEAHGDPRLPRHDRYDYLPLPLRADYSWPGGRRLAVTLVAHAEWFAFGAGLGDDPAKPGEPQTHRNYAWRDYGNRVGAWNLLELLDELGLPAAHCVDTLVYREAPQLTDAIRARGDEVIAHGRTAAETLRGLWPADEERLLREVTDIIARHEGLAPSGWKGAAMRETAWTPDLLKALGYTYLMDWPMDDQPVWLRTRAGPLLALPAPVEVDDAVHVVQRRGDATAFCDMLVEQFDEMVEQSARQPLVMNVSLHPHVAGHPFRIRLLRSALKHCLQHPLAGRAWWCRPGEVAGHCIALPAGIVPGS, encoded by the coding sequence ATGAGCGGCGCCCGACGCGCGCTGGCCGAGGCGGAAGCCCACGGCGATCCGCGATTGCCCCGGCACGATCGCTACGACTACCTCCCGCTGCCGCTGCGCGCCGACTACAGCTGGCCCGGTGGACGGCGGCTGGCGGTGACGCTGGTCGCGCACGCCGAATGGTTCGCGTTCGGCGCAGGGCTGGGCGACGACCCGGCCAAGCCGGGCGAACCGCAGACCCACCGCAACTACGCCTGGCGCGACTACGGCAACCGGGTCGGCGCGTGGAACCTGCTCGAACTGCTCGACGAGCTCGGGCTGCCCGCCGCGCACTGCGTCGACACGCTGGTCTACCGCGAGGCGCCGCAGCTCACCGATGCGATCCGTGCGCGCGGCGACGAGGTGATCGCCCACGGCCGCACCGCCGCCGAGACGCTTCGCGGCCTTTGGCCTGCGGACGAGGAACGCCTGCTGCGGGAGGTGACCGACATCATCGCGCGGCATGAAGGCCTCGCACCTTCCGGCTGGAAGGGCGCTGCGATGCGCGAGACAGCGTGGACGCCCGACCTGCTGAAGGCACTCGGCTACACCTACCTGATGGACTGGCCGATGGACGATCAGCCGGTGTGGCTGCGCACCCGCGCCGGCCCGCTGCTCGCGCTGCCGGCACCGGTCGAGGTGGACGATGCCGTGCATGTGGTCCAGCGCCGTGGCGACGCCACGGCATTCTGTGACATGCTCGTCGAACAGTTCGACGAGATGGTCGAGCAGTCGGCGCGGCAACCGCTCGTGATGAATGTCTCGCTGCACCCGCACGTCGCCGGCCATCCGTTCCGGATCCGGCTGCTGCGTTCCGCCCTGAAGCACTGCCTGCAGCATCCGCTCGCGGGCCGTGCATGGTGGTGCCGGCCGGGCGAAGTCGCTGGCCACTGCATCGCCCTGCCCGCCGGCATCGTCCCGGGCAGTTGA
- a CDS encoding tripartite tricarboxylate transporter substrate binding protein: MKPSGPSPRRQPMRSMAAALLTLMVTSAAGVHAQDYPSRPVRIIVPYGAGGSSDAPMRVIAAELSKQMGQQMLVENRPGQGAMLGSEVAAKAPADGYTLLLASNPNAISATLYSKLSFDPIDDFAPISLLGREQGVLLVHPSFPAKNIKEFISVVREQPGKIDYGSSGNGSAQHLFTAMFASMAGLKMVHVPYKGSPQVTADLLGGQIRVALPGLAQMMSPIRDGRLRPMAVTGAARSPLLPDVPTMAESGLKGYEAYVWMGMLAPRGTPAPIIARLNREMNASLKTESVRTFMNNAAIEQIGSTPAEFGAFFRAERDLWARIIREVGAKIE; the protein is encoded by the coding sequence ATGAAACCGTCCGGCCCCTCCCCCCGCCGCCAGCCGATGCGTTCGATGGCTGCCGCACTGCTCACCCTGATGGTCACCAGTGCTGCCGGCGTGCACGCGCAGGACTATCCGTCGCGCCCGGTGCGCATCATCGTGCCCTATGGCGCCGGCGGGTCTTCCGATGCGCCGATGCGGGTGATCGCTGCCGAGCTGTCCAAGCAGATGGGCCAGCAGATGCTGGTCGAGAACCGGCCCGGCCAGGGCGCGATGCTGGGCAGCGAAGTGGCTGCCAAGGCACCAGCCGACGGCTACACGCTGCTGCTCGCGTCCAACCCGAACGCGATCAGCGCCACGCTCTACAGCAAGCTGTCGTTCGACCCGATCGACGACTTCGCACCCATCTCGCTGCTCGGACGCGAGCAGGGCGTGCTGCTGGTGCATCCGTCCTTCCCGGCGAAGAACATCAAGGAGTTCATCTCGGTGGTGCGCGAGCAGCCGGGCAAGATCGATTACGGCTCCTCCGGCAACGGCAGCGCGCAGCACCTGTTCACCGCGATGTTCGCGTCGATGGCCGGATTGAAGATGGTGCACGTGCCCTACAAGGGCAGCCCGCAGGTCACTGCCGACCTGCTCGGCGGGCAGATCAGGGTCGCGTTGCCCGGCCTCGCGCAGATGATGAGCCCGATCCGCGACGGCCGCCTGCGGCCGATGGCGGTCACCGGCGCCGCGCGCTCGCCGCTGCTGCCCGACGTGCCGACCATGGCCGAGTCGGGACTGAAGGGCTACGAGGCGTACGTCTGGATGGGCATGCTCGCCCCGCGCGGCACCCCGGCGCCGATCATCGCCCGCCTCAACCGCGAGATGAACGCCTCGCTCAAGACCGAGAGCGTGCGCACCTTCATGAACAATGCGGCGATCGAGCAGATCGGCTCGACCCCGGCGGAGTTCGGCGCGTTCTTCCGCGCCGAGCGGGACCTGTGGGCACGCATCATCCGCGAAGTCGGGGCGAAGATCGAATGA
- a CDS encoding polysaccharide deacetylase family protein: MEETPLLPRHDRYDYVPLPQRAVYDWPGQRRLAFTITTNIEWFAFGAGSGHDPGDASEPQTQRNYAWRDYGNRVGIWRLFDLLDELGLPAGHAINSLLCREAPLIVDTALRRGDELVAHGRTNAENLRGLWPADEARMLQEVTDTITRHAGAAPRGWMGAAAYETPITPDLLREIGYTYLMDWPMDDQPVWMRTRSGPMLVVPYPVEIDDAQGLIHRKWTTGAFCDAITGQFDEMVERCEQRPLVMNVSVHPNVFGQPFRVRALRRALKHCLDHPLAGRVWWCRPGDIAAHCATLPVGTMPGR, encoded by the coding sequence ATGGAGGAAACACCGCTCCTGCCGAGGCACGACCGCTACGACTACGTGCCGCTGCCGCAACGCGCGGTGTATGACTGGCCGGGGCAGCGCCGGCTTGCGTTCACGATCACCACCAACATCGAGTGGTTCGCCTTCGGTGCGGGCTCCGGCCATGACCCGGGCGATGCCTCCGAACCGCAGACCCAGCGCAACTACGCCTGGCGCGACTACGGAAACCGGGTCGGCATCTGGCGTCTGTTCGACCTGCTCGACGAGCTCGGCCTGCCGGCCGGCCATGCGATCAACAGCCTGCTCTGCCGCGAGGCGCCGCTGATCGTCGACACCGCCCTGCGCCGTGGCGACGAGCTGGTCGCGCACGGACGCACCAACGCCGAGAACCTGCGCGGCCTGTGGCCGGCCGACGAGGCACGCATGCTGCAGGAAGTCACCGACACGATCACCCGCCATGCAGGCGCTGCGCCGCGCGGCTGGATGGGTGCGGCCGCCTACGAGACGCCGATCACACCCGATCTGCTGAGGGAAATCGGCTACACCTACCTGATGGACTGGCCGATGGACGACCAGCCGGTGTGGATGCGAACCCGGTCAGGGCCGATGCTTGTCGTGCCCTATCCTGTCGAGATCGACGATGCGCAGGGACTGATCCACCGCAAGTGGACCACTGGCGCGTTCTGCGATGCGATCACCGGGCAGTTCGACGAGATGGTCGAACGCTGCGAACAGCGGCCGCTGGTGATGAACGTTTCGGTGCATCCGAACGTGTTCGGCCAGCCGTTCCGGGTGCGGGCGCTGCGCCGTGCGCTGAAGCACTGCCTCGACCATCCGCTGGCCGGACGGGTCTGGTGGTGCCGTCCGGGCGACATCGCGGCGCATTGCGCGACGCTGCCGGTGGGCACGATGCCCGGTCGGTAG
- a CDS encoding tripartite tricarboxylate transporter substrate binding protein — MNHPLTGRAGRPAPSVRAAAACPTGAVAKASSSVFVTAAVLLAPMPAAAQPDYPSRPVRLIVPSSPGGGTDTTARILAPRLGEVLGQPVVVENRPGASLIIGMDVVARAAPDGYTLLIGNSTMTIIPSTHAKLRIDPVRDFAAIGQVVELPQILVGHPSFPARNVKELIAIARQKSGQVDYAAGSYGGSGHMAMELFLHMASIRLSYVPYKSGNAGLADTLSGHVPLMMGSVLSALPHVKQGRLRAFGVTTPVRSSAAPEIPTLAEGGVPGYQALQWFGLFAPAGTPPDAVKKVFTATSNAVQHAPTRQQLVTSGAEPQLSASPEAFGAMVKAEVVKWAGVVRSAGLKKE, encoded by the coding sequence ATGAACCATCCATTGACCGGCCGGGCCGGACGTCCTGCGCCATCGGTCCGTGCCGCCGCCGCTTGCCCGACCGGCGCCGTCGCCAAGGCCTCATCCTCTGTGTTCGTCACCGCGGCCGTCCTGCTCGCCCCGATGCCCGCAGCCGCGCAGCCCGACTACCCGTCCAGGCCGGTCAGGCTGATCGTTCCCTCCTCGCCCGGCGGTGGCACCGACACCACCGCGCGCATCCTCGCGCCGCGGCTGGGCGAAGTGCTCGGCCAGCCGGTGGTGGTCGAGAATCGGCCCGGCGCCAGCCTGATCATCGGCATGGACGTGGTCGCGCGCGCCGCGCCCGACGGCTACACGCTGCTCATCGGAAACAGCACGATGACCATCATCCCGTCGACCCATGCGAAGCTGCGCATCGATCCGGTGCGCGACTTCGCGGCGATCGGACAGGTGGTCGAGCTGCCGCAGATCCTGGTCGGCCATCCGTCGTTCCCGGCGCGCAACGTGAAGGAGCTGATTGCGATCGCGCGCCAGAAGTCTGGGCAGGTCGACTATGCTGCCGGGTCCTACGGTGGCAGCGGACACATGGCGATGGAACTGTTCCTGCACATGGCGTCGATCCGCCTCTCGTACGTGCCGTACAAGAGCGGCAATGCCGGGCTCGCCGATACGCTGTCCGGACATGTGCCGCTGATGATGGGCAGCGTGTTGAGCGCGCTGCCGCATGTGAAGCAGGGACGCCTGCGTGCCTTTGGCGTGACGACGCCGGTACGCTCGTCCGCCGCACCGGAGATCCCCACGCTGGCCGAGGGTGGGGTGCCGGGCTACCAGGCGCTGCAATGGTTCGGCCTGTTCGCGCCGGCCGGCACGCCACCGGACGCGGTGAAGAAGGTGTTCACCGCGACCTCGAATGCCGTGCAGCATGCGCCGACCCGGCAGCAGCTCGTGACCAGCGGCGCCGAGCCGCAGCTCAGCGCATCACCGGAGGCCTTCGGCGCGATGGTCAAGGCCGAGGTGGTGAAGTGGGCCGGCGTGGTGCGCAGTGCCGGACTGAAGAAGGAGTAG
- a CDS encoding substrate-binding domain-containing protein — MAGTLHLLSAGSIRRGVSAVIALFEQVGGARVEVVFTSAPKVRQRLLAGERWDVALASTAALDALAAGGRLDTSTRIRVGSAPMAVAMRTGLPVPDLSTVEAFTAAMRAADGVACNEGSSGLHALQVIEQLGLRDRPGPEIFVCASGAQVFERIATSEGAIYGLVNVTNIADQVAAGAPLRLAAPLPEGLQNVTTYEAAVVSGCAEAALGGRFVAMFATPPARCLLSDAGVE, encoded by the coding sequence GTGGCCGGTACGCTGCACCTGCTCAGCGCCGGTTCGATCCGGCGCGGAGTGTCCGCGGTCATCGCGCTGTTCGAGCAGGTGGGCGGTGCGCGTGTCGAGGTCGTGTTCACCTCCGCGCCGAAGGTGCGCCAGCGGCTGCTGGCGGGCGAGCGCTGGGACGTGGCGCTCGCCTCGACTGCGGCGTTGGACGCGCTTGCGGCCGGCGGGCGCCTGGACACGTCCACGCGCATCCGGGTCGGCAGTGCGCCGATGGCGGTGGCGATGCGCACCGGACTGCCGGTTCCCGACCTGTCCACCGTCGAGGCGTTCACTGCGGCGATGCGTGCCGCGGACGGTGTCGCCTGCAACGAAGGCTCGAGCGGGCTGCATGCATTGCAGGTGATCGAGCAGCTCGGGTTGCGCGATCGGCCAGGGCCGGAGATCTTCGTCTGCGCAAGCGGCGCGCAGGTGTTCGAAAGGATCGCTACGTCCGAAGGTGCCATCTACGGCCTGGTCAATGTCACCAACATCGCGGACCAGGTCGCCGCAGGTGCGCCGTTGCGGCTCGCCGCGCCGCTACCGGAGGGCCTGCAGAACGTGACGACCTATGAAGCGGCGGTCGTGTCCGGCTGCGCCGAGGCGGCGCTGGGCGGCCGCTTTGTCGCGATGTTCGCCACCCCGCCTGCGCGATGCCTGCTCTCCGATGCGGGCGTCGAATGA
- the leuD gene encoding 3-isopropylmalate dehydratase small subunit (catalyzes the isomerization between 2-isopropylmalate and 3-isopropylmalate in leucine biosynthesis), giving the protein MKLTGKVWKFPQHDISTGLIRRQMYNHLPPQEQGKHCMEALDPSFASKVAPGDFIVAGTNFGCGSSTPAHYSIAALGIPAIVAESFGALFFSNCAGGALWPVACPGILDLVETGDTLEIDTDTLVVRNVGSGRSLQGRALPEIYRGMILAGGEKPYLRERLRREAAG; this is encoded by the coding sequence ATGAAGCTTACCGGCAAGGTCTGGAAGTTCCCGCAGCACGACATCAGCACCGGGCTCATCCGCAGGCAGATGTACAACCACCTGCCGCCGCAGGAGCAGGGCAAGCACTGCATGGAGGCGCTCGACCCTTCGTTCGCATCGAAGGTGGCGCCGGGCGACTTCATCGTCGCCGGCACCAACTTCGGCTGCGGCTCGTCGACACCGGCGCACTACTCGATCGCCGCGCTCGGCATCCCGGCGATCGTCGCCGAGTCGTTCGGTGCGCTGTTCTTCAGCAACTGCGCCGGTGGCGCGCTGTGGCCGGTGGCCTGCCCGGGCATCCTGGACCTGGTCGAAACCGGTGACACGCTGGAGATCGACACCGACACCCTCGTCGTGCGCAATGTCGGCAGTGGCCGTTCTCTGCAGGGTCGCGCGCTGCCGGAGATCTACCGCGGGATGATCCTCGCCGGCGGCGAGAAGCCCTACCTGCGCGAGCGCCTGCGCAGGGAAGCCGCCGGCTGA
- a CDS encoding 3-isopropylmalate dehydratase large subunit, protein MAGMHALHKIIANRTRPSLARVSPGEFVEIEPDVFGVIVGVNASDVKRLAADLEELGIDRIPLRDRIYAVADHASPAPTVAIAGAQKSFREFFKAHGIRTFDGGAGVSHLVLCEEGLVRPGMLGIAIDSHAPTMGAIGMYACSLGGGRLTLYAIGRYVIEVPKVTLVRVTGTLPPGVAGRDASLYVNGKLGQRGAYNHAVEFAGSFIESLSMDMRFTFTNMGTEMGAVASYIQPDRTTHQWVRQRTSEPFTVFETDADYVYDTVHEVDVSGIGPQIAVPHAPDDVRPVDEVAGRKVDQAYIGSCASGRLEDMAETARVLKGRKVHPDVRLIVTPGSREVLKAATELGYIQVMHEANAIVTSANCGACPGLHGGILGPGDVAITSITRNFEGRMGPGGEIYLASPATVAASAIAGCITNPLAA, encoded by the coding sequence ATGGCAGGCATGCACGCGCTGCACAAGATCATTGCGAACCGTACGCGGCCCTCGCTTGCCAGGGTGAGCCCGGGGGAGTTCGTCGAGATCGAGCCCGACGTGTTCGGCGTGATCGTCGGCGTCAATGCGAGCGACGTGAAGCGGCTGGCCGCCGACCTCGAGGAACTGGGCATCGACCGCATCCCGCTGCGCGATCGTATCTACGCAGTCGCCGACCATGCCTCGCCGGCTCCGACCGTGGCGATCGCCGGCGCGCAGAAGTCGTTCCGGGAGTTCTTCAAGGCGCACGGCATCCGCACCTTCGACGGCGGCGCCGGCGTGTCGCACCTGGTGCTGTGCGAGGAGGGCCTCGTCCGTCCCGGCATGCTCGGCATCGCGATAGACTCGCATGCGCCGACGATGGGCGCGATCGGCATGTATGCCTGTTCGCTCGGTGGCGGGCGCCTCACGCTCTATGCGATCGGCCGCTACGTGATCGAGGTGCCGAAGGTCACGCTGGTGCGCGTGACCGGCACGCTGCCGCCTGGCGTCGCGGGGCGCGATGCCTCGCTGTACGTGAACGGCAAGCTCGGCCAGCGCGGCGCCTACAACCATGCGGTCGAGTTCGCCGGTTCGTTCATCGAGTCGCTCAGCATGGACATGCGCTTCACCTTCACCAACATGGGCACCGAGATGGGCGCGGTCGCGTCCTACATCCAGCCTGATCGCACTACGCACCAATGGGTCCGCCAGCGCACCAGCGAACCGTTTACCGTTTTCGAGACCGATGCCGACTACGTGTACGACACGGTGCACGAGGTGGACGTCTCCGGCATCGGCCCGCAGATCGCCGTCCCGCATGCGCCCGACGACGTGCGGCCGGTGGACGAGGTAGCCGGCCGCAAGGTCGACCAGGCCTACATCGGCTCCTGCGCCAGCGGCCGGCTCGAGGACATGGCCGAGACCGCGCGCGTGCTGAAGGGGCGCAAGGTGCATCCGGACGTCCGCCTGATCGTCACGCCCGGTTCGCGCGAAGTGCTGAAAGCCGCCACCGAACTCGGCTACATCCAGGTGATGCACGAAGCCAACGCGATCGTCACCAGCGCCAACTGCGGCGCCTGCCCCGGGCTGCACGGCGGCATCCTCGGCCCGGGTGACGTGGCGATCACCTCGATCACCCGCAACTTCGAGGGCCGCATGGGCCCGGGCGGCGAGATCTACCTCGCCTCGCCCGCGACCGTGGCAGCCTCGGCGATCGCCGGCTGCATCACCAACCCGCTGGCCGCCTGA
- a CDS encoding amidohydrolase family protein gives MTQARDGSSMESGTARLPARGEYLIRGATILSMDAAVGDYERGDVHVRNGSIVSVGAVPSAATANATVIDAAGMICMPGFIDTHWHLWTSITRPIIRIDDPKRGYFPVTSFLGRFYTPEDSYRSVRLGLSEAITAGATTVHNWAHNIVTPEHADAELRAMRDTGLRGRFSYGPAQGMPDDKPMDLAGLARTQKAWMPNDGLLTLGINSRNVGTDPNPLRGNIPLEIVRADWGGARALKLPITLHTSGPSPITFLEQAGLLGPDVQLVHPLLTTAAERKILRERGVSYSISPLGESRRPASAGVIQLGELLEAGVKTSLSIDHTGTYSVDYFNCMRLLYNLHQHRIGPKFPLTARRLVQLATLDGAIDLGIADRTGSLTPGKRADVILVRTRDVNIAPAGDPYEALVSFAQPRNVDTVIADGRVLWRGGRFTALDHGRVLEEAEQSSAAVRARAKWG, from the coding sequence ATGACGCAGGCGCGCGATGGCAGCTCGATGGAGAGCGGCACCGCCCGCCTGCCCGCCCGCGGCGAGTACCTGATCCGCGGCGCGACCATCCTCAGCATGGATGCCGCCGTCGGCGACTACGAGCGCGGCGACGTGCATGTGCGCAACGGTTCGATCGTCTCGGTCGGCGCGGTACCTTCCGCCGCCACCGCAAACGCCACGGTGATCGATGCCGCCGGCATGATCTGCATGCCCGGCTTCATCGACACCCATTGGCACCTGTGGACCAGCATCACCCGACCGATCATCCGCATCGACGACCCGAAGCGCGGCTACTTCCCGGTCACCAGCTTCCTCGGCCGCTTCTACACGCCTGAGGACAGCTACCGCAGCGTGCGCCTCGGGCTGTCGGAGGCGATCACTGCCGGCGCGACTACCGTTCACAACTGGGCGCACAACATCGTCACGCCGGAGCATGCGGACGCCGAGCTGCGCGCGATGCGCGACACCGGGCTTCGCGGCCGCTTCTCCTATGGCCCGGCGCAGGGGATGCCCGACGACAAGCCGATGGACCTGGCCGGCCTCGCACGCACCCAGAAGGCCTGGATGCCCAACGATGGCCTGCTCACGCTCGGCATCAACTCGCGCAACGTCGGCACCGACCCGAACCCGCTGCGCGGCAACATACCGCTCGAGATCGTGCGCGCCGACTGGGGCGGTGCGCGGGCGCTCAAGCTGCCGATCACGCTGCACACCTCCGGCCCGAGCCCGATCACCTTCCTCGAACAGGCCGGCCTGCTCGGCCCGGACGTCCAGCTGGTGCATCCGCTGCTCACCACCGCGGCCGAGCGCAAGATCCTGCGCGAGCGCGGCGTGAGCTACAGCATCTCGCCGCTGGGCGAGTCGCGACGGCCCGCCAGCGCCGGCGTGATCCAGCTCGGAGAACTGCTCGAAGCCGGCGTGAAGACCAGCCTGTCGATCGACCACACCGGCACCTACAGCGTCGACTACTTCAACTGCATGCGCCTGCTGTACAACCTGCACCAGCATCGTATCGGGCCGAAGTTCCCGTTGACCGCGCGGCGGCTGGTGCAACTGGCCACCCTCGATGGCGCGATCGACCTGGGCATCGCCGATCGCACCGGCTCGCTCACGCCGGGCAAGCGCGCCGACGTGATTCTGGTGCGCACCCGTGACGTGAACATCGCGCCAGCGGGCGACCCGTACGAGGCGCTGGTGTCGTTCGCGCAGCCGCGGAACGTGGATACGGTGATCGCGGACGGGCGTGTGCTGTGGCGCGGAGGGAGGTTCACTGCGCTCGATCACGGGCGGGTGCTGGAGGAGGCGGAGCAGTCGTCGGCGGCGGTGCGGGCAAGGGCCAAGTGGGGGTAG
- a CDS encoding type II toxin-antitoxin system ParD family antitoxin, with protein MPTRNVVLTDHQATLVEALVSTGRYQNASEVLREGLRLIEAREAQDDARLYALRQAAQVGIADIEAGRFHSFESQADLRNHLSELARKTIGPRPPERLK; from the coding sequence ATGCCTACGCGAAACGTCGTCCTCACTGATCATCAGGCAACCCTCGTCGAAGCGTTGGTCTCGACCGGACGCTACCAGAACGCGAGCGAAGTCCTGCGCGAGGGACTGCGATTGATCGAGGCTCGCGAGGCGCAGGACGATGCACGACTCTACGCGTTGCGGCAGGCCGCGCAGGTCGGAATCGCCGACATCGAGGCGGGGCGATTCCACAGCTTCGAATCGCAGGCTGATCTTCGGAATCACCTGAGCGAACTCGCCAGAAAGACGATCGGCCCCCGGCCCCCTGAACGCTTGAAGTGA
- a CDS encoding type II toxin-antitoxin system RelE/ParE family toxin: MSARVWSVRLTAAAQADFAEILRWTDRQFGKAQAHRYADTISAALDDLAAGPAVAGAKKRDDIQQGIVSLHVARNSRKGRHFVMFRVGQAPQGNVIEVLRLLHDAMDLERHLP, translated from the coding sequence GTGAGCGCACGCGTGTGGTCCGTACGCCTGACGGCAGCGGCACAGGCGGACTTCGCGGAGATCCTGCGTTGGACGGACAGGCAGTTCGGCAAGGCTCAGGCTCACCGTTATGCGGACACGATCTCAGCAGCGCTGGATGATCTGGCAGCAGGTCCGGCGGTCGCAGGGGCGAAGAAGCGCGATGACATCCAGCAGGGTATCGTCTCGCTTCATGTCGCCCGCAATTCGCGGAAAGGGCGGCACTTCGTGATGTTCCGAGTGGGACAAGCACCGCAAGGCAACGTGATCGAAGTACTACGCCTCCTTCACGATGCGATGGACCTGGAGCGTCATCTGCCTTAG
- a CDS encoding amidase, with amino-acid sequence MAVGRLTSEALVSACLERIAAREDDVRAWAFIDPALALAQARAADAERVRGGVRSPLHGIPVGIKDVIDTYDMPTEYGSPIYVGHRPAADAACVSLIRELGGVILGKTVSTEFATRHPNKTRNPHSPLHTPGGSSSGSGAAVADCMVPLALGTQTSSSIIRPAAYCGVVGYKPTYGLINRAGLKFLSESLDTLGVLSRTVADAALLTEGLTGLSLDATPPSVALRIGVCRTPWWDKADAATQALIESSAVRFAAAGAKVSSVWLEPAFDRMNEIQIAFSSYEFYRALTHERTRHPELISPSLTGRLAAGGMVTRGAYEAARADTHHCIALMARHFDACDIMLAPSTPGEAPGIEGTGEPTFGLMWTQLGLPCITVPAGKGSGGLPLGVQVIAAAGNDAGLMRAAAWVERMLAASA; translated from the coding sequence ATGGCCGTGGGGCGCCTCACCTCCGAGGCGCTGGTCTCGGCCTGTCTGGAACGCATTGCCGCCCGCGAGGACGATGTACGAGCATGGGCGTTCATCGACCCGGCGCTGGCGTTGGCGCAGGCGCGTGCCGCCGATGCCGAGCGGGTGAGGGGTGGTGTGCGCTCGCCACTGCACGGCATACCGGTCGGCATCAAGGACGTGATCGACACGTACGACATGCCAACCGAGTACGGGTCGCCGATTTACGTGGGCCATCGTCCGGCAGCCGATGCCGCCTGCGTGTCGCTGATCCGTGAACTGGGCGGGGTGATTCTCGGCAAGACGGTGTCGACCGAGTTCGCGACGCGGCATCCGAACAAGACGCGCAATCCGCATTCCCCGCTGCATACCCCGGGTGGATCGTCGAGCGGATCTGGCGCGGCCGTGGCCGACTGCATGGTGCCGCTGGCACTGGGTACGCAGACCTCGTCGTCGATCATCCGGCCGGCCGCGTATTGCGGCGTGGTGGGCTACAAGCCGACCTACGGGTTGATCAACCGGGCGGGGCTGAAGTTCCTGTCCGAGTCGCTGGACACGCTGGGCGTACTGTCGCGTACCGTCGCTGACGCGGCGCTGCTGACCGAGGGGCTTACCGGGCTCTCGCTGGATGCGACGCCGCCTTCGGTTGCGCTGCGTATCGGCGTCTGCCGTACGCCCTGGTGGGACAAGGCGGATGCGGCGACGCAGGCGTTGATCGAGTCGTCTGCGGTGCGGTTTGCTGCGGCTGGCGCAAAGGTTTCTTCGGTTTGGCTCGAGCCGGCGTTCGACCGGATGAACGAGATCCAGATCGCGTTCAGCTCGTACGAGTTCTACCGGGCGCTGACGCATGAGCGCACCCGGCATCCTGAACTGATCTCTCCGAGCCTGACCGGGCGACTGGCGGCAGGCGGTATGGTGACCCGCGGGGCCTACGAGGCGGCTCGGGCCGATACGCACCATTGCATCGCGCTGATGGCCAGGCACTTCGACGCCTGCGACATCATGCTGGCACCGAGCACGCCGGGCGAGGCGCCGGGTATCGAAGGTACCGGCGAGCCGACCTTCGGGCTGATGTGGACGCAGCTCGGGCTGCCGTGCATCACCGTGCCGGCGGGGAAGGGCTCGGGTGGGTTGCCGCTGGGGGTGCAGGTGATAGCGGCGGCGGGGAACGATGCAGGGTTGATGCGGGCGGCGGCGTGGGTGGAGCGGATGCTGGCAGCATCCGCCTAA